The region GGCGGCGGCGCGCTCGGCGCCTGACGAGCCTGCGACAGCAACTGCCCGCACGGCAGCGGTTTGTTATTGCTAGGCGCAAGCAGCGGAATCAGCGCGGCAAACGGATTGATCAATCCGAGCCCGATCACGGCGCCGCCTCGCAGCGCCAGCGCGGCGGCATTCACCCCCACGTGCGGGTCCTTGAAGGTCCCCTTCACATACAGCGGCGAGCGCAGCGAAAACACCCGGAAGCCCTTGGTATGCGGATGCACGCCAAGATCCATCGATTCGTCGCGCAGATTCACATTGCCGTCGATATTGATCACCGCGTCGTCCGTGTCGAGCGCGAAGACGCGCGAATCCAGCACGCCGTTCGTCGCGACAAAATCCGCCGCCGCGCAATTGATCTTCACGTCGCGATTGCCAAACAGCTTTTCATAGACCACGTTCGCCACGTTCAGTCCCGCAGCTTCCATCAGCAGGCGGCTCACCGTCCCGTCCGTGATCAAGGCCTTCAGCTCGCCGTTCGAGGTCGCCGCTAACGCCGCCGGCGAATTGCCGGTCGCGGTCAGCGCGGCGTCGCCGTTGATTTCGCCGAGCGCGTTCTGCATCGACTTGAAGTCCGGGAACAACTGCTTGAGCTTCAGATGCCGCGCCGACGTCGCGAAGCGGCCCTTCAGCGGCGTCGTGCTGCCGTCCAGATGAATATCCGACGACAGCGAGCCACCCGCCACGCCGAACTTCAGCGGCTCGAGCGACAGCACGCCGTCGGTCATCACGACGTGCGTGTACAGGTCCGTGATCGGCAGGTTGGTGTCCTTGACGATGCGGCGCCCCGTGAACTTCACGTCGGCGTCGATTGCCTTCCAGCGGTCGGTGCGGAACTCTTCCACTGGCAACGCTTTATTGGCCGGCTGCGCCGTCGCGTCGCCGCGCTTCGCCTTGCTGGCTTTCGAGTCCGCGCCGATGACCGGCGCCAGATCGGCGAACTGCAGCAGATGCGACACCAGTTCGCCCTGCAACAGCGGACGCGGCTCACGGGCCGTGTAGGTCAGCGAGCCATTCAGATCGCTGCCGCCCACCCGGCCCGTAAAATTTTCATACTTGAATACGCTGCCGCCGGACTTGAACTGACCAATGAGGCGCCCCTCGGTCGCATACGGCGGCGTGTCGGGCAAGGTCACGCCCGTCAGCGAATACAGCCGCGCCAGGCTGTTGCCTTGCAGCCAGAGGCGCAAATCGACTGCGGCAAGATGCGCCGGATCGATGAGCGTGCCCACGAGCCCGACGCGCAGATCGCCAGCTTTCACATCGGCCTGCACCGGGAACGGCCGGTTCGCGTCCTGCAACGCCAGCACGCCGCCTACCTTGCCGCTGCCGGACACCGGCGTCTTGTTGTAGATACCTTTGACGGTCCAACCGATCGCGTAAGGAGTGATCCCGGGTTTCGTACCGTTCGCCGTGCCTGCCTCGCTGGCGCTCGACGCCGAGGCCACCGCTGCTCCGCTTGCGCCCTCGCTTGCACCGTTCGCTCCACTGGCAAGCAGCGCACCCGACGCGCCATTCGCCGCTGTCGCGCCCGAAGCGGTGATCTCCGTCGACGAAGCGCCGGAAGCCGCGGCTGCGGTTTCCGATGCGGCCTGCGCGTTAGCCTGTGCGGCAAGCTTGCTCGCGCCGGCCTTGCCGACCGCCTCCGCCGACGCGCTGCGCGACGCCGCCTCCTGCTCCTTCATCGCCTCGCCGATCGGAATCGGCTGGCCGAGCGTGTCGATGGCCACCTGCATCTCAAGCTTCTTCTGCTGATCGGACAGCGCGATATTGCCCTTCGCAAATGCGATGTCGTGCAAATCGAGCCTCCATTCGGAAGGTCCACCGGACGATGCCAGCTTGAAAGTCCAGTTATCACGGCCATCGAGCAGCCGTTCGAGGTCGACCGAGGGATTCACGAGATTGATCGCGGGAATCACAATGTCGTGCGCGAGCAGCGGCAGCACCTTGACCTCGAAGTCGATTTC is a window of Paraburkholderia phytofirmans OLGA172 DNA encoding:
- a CDS encoding AsmA family protein; translation: MAVSSTIGRRIGKIIAWLVAIIVILIVALTIFILTFDWNRARPYINDKVTQAIGRPFAINGDLKVGWQYPVGETGWRGWVPWPRFSAANITVGNPDWTQQPHFAALDEIDFEVKVLPLLAHDIVIPAINLVNPSVDLERLLDGRDNWTFKLASSGGPSEWRLDLHDIAFAKGNIALSDQQKKLEMQVAIDTLGQPIPIGEAMKEQEAASRSASAEAVGKAGASKLAAQANAQAASETAAAASGASSTEITASGATAANGASGALLASGANGASEGASGAAVASASSASEAGTANGTKPGITPYAIGWTVKGIYNKTPVSGSGKVGGVLALQDANRPFPVQADVKAGDLRVGLVGTLIDPAHLAAVDLRLWLQGNSLARLYSLTGVTLPDTPPYATEGRLIGQFKSGGSVFKYENFTGRVGGSDLNGSLTYTAREPRPLLQGELVSHLLQFADLAPVIGADSKASKAKRGDATAQPANKALPVEEFRTDRWKAIDADVKFTGRRIVKDTNLPITDLYTHVVMTDGVLSLEPLKFGVAGGSLSSDIHLDGSTTPLKGRFATSARHLKLKQLFPDFKSMQNALGEINGDAALTATGNSPAALAATSNGELKALITDGTVSRLLMEAAGLNVANVVYEKLFGNRDVKINCAAADFVATNGVLDSRVFALDTDDAVINIDGNVNLRDESMDLGVHPHTKGFRVFSLRSPLYVKGTFKDPHVGVNAAALALRGGAVIGLGLINPFAALIPLLAPSNNKPLPCGQLLSQARQAPSAPPPGVKQQPKPAISLNGAPVNK